Proteins found in one Flavobacterium channae genomic segment:
- a CDS encoding peptidase domain-containing ABC transporter: MTPLKRFKNLILIDKQDIYQIFLYSIIAGLISLSLPLGIQSIINFIQAGKVSTSWIVLVIIVVLGVAFVGLLRIMQFRITENLQQKIFVRSSFEFAYRFPKIKFNELHSQYPPELANRFFDTLTVQKGFTKLLLDISGAALQIFFGIILLSLYHSFFIFFGIVLLLLLYLIFKMNFNSGLETSLKESKYKYKVAHWLQEIARNHLSFKSNSIFNFSLHKNDKLVNEYLKQRESHFQVLLKQFIQLTGFKIIITAGLLIIGGLLVINQQMNIGQFVAAEIVILSIITAVEKLFSGLELFYDVLTSLEKLGSVVDLELEEDIENSNYLVDKNKIVIETENVSFIYPKADKEILKNVSLSIQPKQHTLILGENGSGKTTLIRLLARLIEPTSGSIFINNTNYKKYSSDEYRSKIGIITAHEMPFEGTILENITCNNPEVKMETVFELVEKLKLTEIIKSLPKGLDTRISSEGKQINSSTIQKIVLARCIINQPKLLFLENPLDKSDEQSCREILDYLIDEKHPWTIIVSSKNSYWKQICKQTILLDKGELKSL, encoded by the coding sequence ATGACACCATTAAAAAGATTTAAAAACCTTATTCTAATCGACAAACAAGATATTTATCAAATATTCTTGTATTCCATCATCGCTGGATTAATCAGTTTGTCTTTACCATTAGGAATTCAATCCATTATCAATTTTATACAAGCCGGAAAAGTAAGCACTTCTTGGATTGTATTGGTAATCATAGTTGTATTAGGTGTAGCTTTTGTAGGTTTATTAAGAATCATGCAATTTAGAATTACCGAAAACTTACAACAAAAGATATTTGTTCGTTCTTCATTTGAATTTGCCTATCGTTTCCCAAAAATTAAATTTAACGAATTACACAGTCAATATCCTCCAGAATTAGCCAATCGCTTTTTTGATACTCTAACTGTACAAAAAGGATTTACTAAATTGTTATTAGATATTTCGGGAGCAGCTTTGCAAATATTTTTTGGAATTATATTGCTATCCTTATATCATTCCTTCTTTATATTCTTCGGAATTGTATTACTTCTTTTGTTGTATTTAATCTTTAAAATGAATTTCAATAGCGGATTAGAAACAAGTTTAAAAGAATCAAAATACAAATATAAAGTCGCACATTGGTTACAAGAAATAGCTAGAAATCACTTAAGTTTTAAAAGTAATTCTATTTTCAACTTTTCACTTCATAAGAATGACAAATTGGTAAATGAATATTTAAAACAAAGAGAAAGTCATTTTCAAGTTTTATTAAAACAATTTATTCAGCTTACTGGATTTAAAATTATAATCACGGCAGGTTTATTGATTATTGGTGGACTTTTAGTTATTAACCAACAAATGAATATTGGACAATTTGTTGCAGCTGAAATTGTTATCTTAAGTATTATCACAGCGGTTGAAAAATTGTTTTCAGGATTAGAATTGTTTTATGACGTTTTAACTTCCTTAGAAAAATTGGGTTCTGTAGTGGATTTAGAATTGGAAGAAGATATTGAAAATTCAAACTACTTGGTCGATAAAAACAAAATTGTTATTGAAACTGAAAATGTTTCGTTTATCTATCCAAAAGCTGATAAAGAAATTTTGAAAAATGTAAGCTTAAGCATACAACCAAAACAACATACACTTATTCTAGGCGAAAATGGATCAGGAAAAACGACTTTAATACGATTGTTAGCTCGTTTAATTGAACCTACATCAGGAAGTATTTTCATAAACAACACAAATTATAAAAAATACTCATCAGACGAATATCGTTCAAAAATAGGGATAATTACAGCTCATGAAATGCCTTTTGAAGGAACTATTTTAGAAAACATTACATGTAATAACCCTGAAGTAAAAATGGAAACGGTTTTTGAATTGGTAGAAAAACTAAAGCTAACAGAAATTATAAAATCGTTACCAAAAGGATTAGATACGCGAATTTCTTCTGAAGGAAAACAAATTAACTCTTCAACTATTCAGAAAATTGTTTTGGCAAGATGTATCATCAATCAACCTAAATTATTGTTTTTAGAAAATCCTTTAGACAAATCAGACGAACAAAGTTGTAGAGAAATTTTAGATTATTTAATAGACGAAAAACATCCTTGGACAATAATTGTAAGTAGTAAAAACAGTTATTGGAAACAAATTTGTAAACAAACTATTCTTTTAGACAAAGGAGAATTAAAATCTTTATAA
- a CDS encoding T9SS type B sorting domain-containing protein — MMKKTVSILLICFLFLSYNLYSQGGASSCAQLAANPTAYQSCATNVPFSSSVGGNSESFNSSCIPTQYVGPTWFFIEIDTPGNVVLQISQRNLSGVGTDVDFVLWGPFQNLNNICSQLIPANEVDCSYLPDAVETVNIPNSSAGDLYVIVIDNYSGQPGNITVSQTGGTGSTNCDFLSSVTLNNTDGSLLTTLDYCKPDTKEIVATIDITDFPGSPSNLRFNYTWYKDGVQISTVSNSTSATNSITVTESGIYKVVTTAYDITVNPSGNTTGLRESEATADLKFHVKPDVSITNTNTVCLNTNPILSSTIINNADLDSTVDVLNYQWYRNNVLVNGATTNSFTPTLPGDYFVRVSNLPCSVTDSNVIRIIANPNVQISSNTTICENDSYTITSSNTNAGINSGLSYQWFKDGVAILGATNAAYIVNKFNQALNTTSQYYLETTEQGTCNNISNTVSITINAQPIINTALTTLEQCDYINNTLDGIAETNLLQLYNYFTNNTPGLTLYFYSDIALTQLINNPSNYINTSSPFTQNIYVKAVNENVVPNCTSAGIGNFVLQINPTSVANYPDIPAVCPELNQNFGFINFDAQRVLIKNTYFPSSDVSISFHLTTSDASTGLNGLTNASQIPVGTTLIYTRVISNTTQSCEGIGTFNVVVIQAPLQNTINNESLCLLDSYLLNSKDGEALAGQNPTVVASYFNTFDNARDNVLVINKNVSLPLTLGTRTIFVRLFDSLTGCFSVVSSNITVFPNPTIIQPSPIRHCGDTTAAFDLNSRINQITNGNTNYQVTFYANNADLVANNPIATPDSYTSATATIICKVVDPTNFSCAATTTLNLVVMSLPGSNSNPTPIELCNDSGFEYFDLTTRELQMAGATPVNTIAFRYYKELVDALANGNANRISNPNNFLNTTINFQKIYVRLNSRTNIDSETGESCFKILELDLHVRPYPFNHLLNEPYTICIDQLNNITYPVEIKTQLNSTDYIFQWFNGHDAIPGNEISGETNSSFVTSTVGLYSVQVTNISNAANCSSIFNLSTANSIVPNSLTITPDELIAFDTENTVTAIVAPASPDYLYSIDGTYFQESNVFTNIPGGDYTLTVINKFGCGVLTETFTIVDYPNYFTPNGDGHNDTWNIKGSAALDAAVIRIFDRYGKLMKQIDPNGNGWDGTFNNKPLPSTDYWFTIEYTKDNVTKEFKGHFSLIR; from the coding sequence ATGATGAAAAAAACAGTTTCTATTTTATTAATTTGCTTTCTATTCCTGAGCTATAACCTTTATAGTCAAGGAGGAGCGTCTTCATGTGCTCAATTAGCAGCAAATCCAACAGCCTACCAATCTTGTGCAACAAACGTTCCTTTTAGCAGTTCTGTTGGAGGAAATAGTGAAAGTTTTAATTCAAGTTGTATTCCTACACAATATGTAGGACCAACTTGGTTTTTTATTGAAATTGACACTCCAGGAAATGTCGTATTACAAATTAGTCAGCGAAATTTAAGTGGCGTTGGTACTGATGTTGATTTTGTATTATGGGGTCCTTTTCAAAATTTAAATAACATTTGTAGTCAACTTATTCCTGCTAACGAAGTTGATTGTAGTTATTTACCTGATGCTGTTGAAACAGTTAACATTCCAAACAGTAGTGCAGGTGATTTATACGTTATTGTAATAGATAATTATTCGGGACAACCAGGAAATATTACCGTATCGCAAACTGGAGGAACTGGAAGTACGAATTGTGACTTCCTTTCTTCGGTAACTTTAAATAATACAGATGGTTCTCTTTTAACTACTTTAGACTATTGCAAACCTGACACTAAAGAAATTGTCGCAACAATTGACATTACTGATTTTCCAGGATCACCAAGTAATCTTAGATTTAACTATACTTGGTATAAAGATGGTGTTCAAATAAGCACAGTTTCAAATTCTACGTCAGCAACAAATAGTATTACAGTAACTGAAAGTGGCATTTATAAAGTTGTTACTACAGCATATGACATTACGGTAAATCCGAGTGGGAATACGACTGGATTAAGAGAAAGTGAAGCTACAGCAGATTTAAAATTCCACGTAAAACCAGATGTAAGTATTACCAATACTAATACGGTTTGTTTAAATACAAACCCAATATTATCATCTACAATTATAAACAATGCCGATTTAGACTCAACTGTTGACGTTTTAAATTATCAATGGTATCGCAACAATGTATTAGTAAACGGAGCTACTACAAATAGCTTCACTCCTACTTTACCTGGTGATTATTTTGTAAGAGTAAGTAATTTACCTTGTTCTGTAACCGATTCGAATGTAATCCGAATAATAGCGAATCCAAATGTTCAAATTTCATCTAATACTACTATTTGTGAAAATGACAGCTACACAATTACTTCATCAAATACAAATGCAGGAATTAATAGTGGTTTAAGTTATCAATGGTTTAAAGATGGTGTTGCCATTTTGGGCGCAACAAATGCTGCTTATATAGTAAACAAATTCAATCAAGCTCTAAATACAACTTCACAGTATTATTTAGAAACGACTGAACAAGGAACTTGTAATAATATTTCCAACACTGTTTCAATTACTATTAATGCACAACCAATAATTAATACTGCTTTAACAACTTTGGAACAATGTGATTACATCAACAATACTCTAGATGGAATTGCAGAAACCAACTTATTACAATTGTATAATTATTTTACTAATAACACTCCTGGATTAACTCTTTATTTTTATTCAGATATTGCGTTAACACAGTTAATCAACAATCCTTCAAACTACATTAATACAAGTTCACCTTTTACACAAAATATTTATGTAAAAGCAGTTAATGAAAATGTAGTTCCAAATTGTACTTCAGCTGGGATTGGTAATTTTGTTTTACAAATTAATCCAACAAGCGTTGCTAATTATCCTGACATTCCTGCTGTATGCCCTGAATTGAATCAAAATTTCGGCTTCATCAATTTTGATGCTCAACGTGTTTTAATAAAAAATACATATTTCCCAAGTTCTGATGTATCAATTTCGTTTCATTTGACTACTTCGGATGCTTCAACAGGATTAAACGGACTAACAAATGCTAGTCAAATTCCTGTTGGAACAACTTTAATTTACACAAGAGTTATTTCGAACACAACACAAAGTTGTGAAGGAATTGGTACATTTAACGTAGTTGTAATTCAAGCGCCGTTACAAAACACAATAAATAATGAGTCTTTATGTCTTTTAGATTCGTATTTATTAAACAGTAAAGATGGAGAAGCACTTGCTGGACAAAACCCAACAGTTGTAGCTTCTTATTTCAATACTTTTGATAATGCACGTGATAATGTTTTAGTAATTAACAAAAATGTTTCACTACCATTAACTTTAGGAACTAGAACAATATTTGTTCGTTTGTTTGATTCTCTAACAGGATGTTTTTCAGTTGTAAGTTCTAATATTACGGTTTTCCCAAATCCAACAATTATACAGCCTTCTCCAATCCGTCATTGTGGAGATACAACTGCTGCTTTTGATTTGAATAGTAGAATTAATCAAATAACAAATGGCAACACTAACTATCAAGTAACTTTTTATGCAAATAATGCCGATTTAGTAGCAAACAATCCAATTGCAACACCTGATAGCTATACTAGTGCAACTGCAACAATTATTTGTAAAGTTGTAGATCCAACTAACTTTTCATGTGCGGCAACTACTACTTTAAATTTAGTTGTGATGTCACTTCCTGGAAGCAATTCAAACCCAACACCAATTGAATTATGTAACGATTCTGGCTTTGAATATTTTGATTTAACAACTAGAGAATTACAAATGGCTGGTGCTACACCAGTTAACACAATTGCTTTTAGATATTACAAAGAATTAGTGGATGCATTAGCAAATGGAAATGCAAACAGAATTTCTAATCCAAACAACTTTTTAAATACAACTATTAACTTCCAAAAAATATATGTTCGTTTGAACAGTAGAACAAACATTGATAGCGAAACCGGTGAATCTTGTTTTAAAATTTTAGAGTTAGATTTGCATGTAAGACCTTACCCTTTCAATCATCTTTTAAACGAACCGTATACAATTTGTATTGACCAACTGAATAACATTACTTATCCGGTTGAGATTAAAACGCAATTAAACAGTACGGATTATATTTTTCAATGGTTTAATGGACACGATGCAATTCCTGGAAATGAAATTAGTGGTGAGACCAATTCTTCTTTTGTAACATCAACTGTAGGATTATATTCTGTTCAAGTTACTAATATTTCTAATGCTGCAAACTGTTCGTCGATATTCAATTTAAGTACAGCAAACTCAATTGTACCAAATTCATTAACTATTACACCAGATGAATTAATAGCTTTTGATACAGAAAATACAGTAACTGCAATTGTTGCCCCTGCATCACCTGATTATTTATATTCAATTGATGGAACTTATTTCCAAGAAAGCAATGTGTTTACCAATATTCCTGGTGGGGATTACACCTTAACTGTAATCAATAAATTCGGATGTGGAGTTCTTACTGAAACGTTTACAATTGTTGATTATCCAAATTACTTTACACCAAATGGCGATGGACATAATGACACTTGGAATATCAAAGGAAGTGCTGCATTAGATGCTGCTGTAATTCGAATTTTTGATCGTTATGGGAAATTAATGAAACAAATAGACCCGAATGGTAATGGTTGGGATGGTACTTTTAACAACAAACCACTTCCTTCAACCGATTATTGGTTTACGATTGAATACACAAAAGACAATGTTACTAAAGAATTTAAAGGGCATTTTAGTTTAATAAGATAA
- a CDS encoding TetR/AcrR family transcriptional regulator, which yields MSNFLSNIKITVNQKLYLKDPETSELGRNILKNSILLIDEIGFEAFTFKKLGERIQSNESSIYRYFENKHKLLVYLTSWYWSWIEYRMAFATTNVSNPIEKLEKAIKLVTENVVDDNATPHINEEVLNRIIVEEFTKTLMTKEVDNENKEGFFLVYKRVINQITTIIQEVNPQYPYAKSLASSIVEGSLHQHFLKNHLKTITNLSEKECAVDFYTDMAKKILL from the coding sequence ATGAGTAATTTTCTTTCTAATATTAAAATAACAGTAAACCAAAAACTGTATTTAAAAGACCCTGAAACTTCAGAACTTGGTCGTAATATTTTAAAAAATAGCATTTTATTAATTGACGAAATTGGATTTGAAGCTTTCACTTTTAAAAAATTAGGAGAAAGAATTCAATCGAATGAAAGTTCTATTTATCGATATTTTGAAAACAAACACAAGCTTTTAGTTTATTTAACTTCTTGGTATTGGTCTTGGATAGAATATCGTATGGCATTTGCAACCACAAATGTTTCCAATCCAATTGAAAAATTAGAAAAGGCTATCAAATTAGTCACTGAAAATGTTGTTGATGACAATGCCACTCCACATATTAATGAAGAAGTTTTAAACAGAATCATTGTGGAAGAATTTACTAAAACATTAATGACGAAAGAAGTTGACAACGAAAACAAAGAAGGTTTCTTCTTAGTTTACAAAAGAGTCATTAATCAAATAACAACCATAATTCAAGAAGTTAACCCACAATATCCGTATGCAAAAAGTTTAGCTTCTAGCATTGTAGAAGGTTCTTTACATCAACATTTCTTGAAAAATCATTTAAAAACGATAACCAATTTATCTGAAAAAGAATGCGCAGTGGATTTCTATACAGATATGGCTAAAAAAATACTACTATGA
- a CDS encoding acetyl-CoA hydrolase/transferase family protein — MGKYVTAAEAVQVVKSGDRVYVQAAAATPTILTKALTDRASELRDVEVCHLHTEGDAPYANPELADSFHVNSFFIGANVRHTLKAGNGSYTPVFLSELPLLFRKNVLKLDVAFIHVSPPDIHGYCSLGVSVEASVAAIENAKIVIAQVNPNMPRTFGDGILHVSEIDYLVEVNVPIYAHEVAPFTVEEEKIGAYVASLIEDKSTLQMGIGSIPNAALSKLTNHKDLGLHTEMFSDGVIDLIEKDVINCNYKGTLRGRALATFLMGSKRLYDYVNDNPFIEMKESSMVNDTARIRRNPKMVAINSAIEVDVTGQVCADSIGSTMYSGVGGQMDFIRGASLSEGGKAIIALPSITKRGESRIVPYLKQGAGVVTTRAHAHYIITENGIADLYGKTLKQRVNELVKIAHPIHQESIEKAYYEMTGCHM; from the coding sequence ATGGGAAAATATGTAACTGCAGCTGAAGCTGTACAAGTAGTAAAAAGTGGCGATAGAGTTTACGTTCAAGCCGCGGCAGCTACACCAACAATCTTAACAAAAGCATTAACAGATAGAGCTTCTGAACTTAGAGATGTAGAAGTTTGTCATTTACACACCGAAGGTGATGCGCCTTATGCTAATCCTGAATTAGCCGATAGTTTTCATGTGAATTCATTTTTTATAGGAGCTAATGTTCGTCATACATTAAAAGCAGGAAACGGATCTTATACGCCAGTTTTTTTGAGTGAATTACCATTATTGTTTCGTAAAAATGTATTGAAGTTAGACGTGGCGTTTATTCATGTTTCTCCTCCAGATATTCACGGGTATTGTTCATTAGGAGTTTCAGTTGAAGCTTCTGTAGCGGCTATTGAAAATGCTAAAATTGTTATAGCACAGGTTAATCCAAATATGCCAAGAACTTTTGGTGATGGAATTCTACATGTTTCAGAAATTGATTATTTGGTAGAAGTTAATGTTCCAATTTATGCGCATGAAGTTGCTCCTTTTACAGTCGAGGAAGAGAAAATTGGAGCATATGTTGCTTCATTAATTGAAGATAAAAGTACGCTTCAAATGGGGATTGGTTCTATTCCAAATGCAGCCTTAAGTAAATTGACAAATCACAAAGATTTAGGATTGCATACCGAAATGTTCTCGGATGGTGTAATTGATTTAATTGAAAAAGACGTAATTAATTGTAATTATAAAGGTACTTTAAGAGGAAGAGCTTTGGCAACATTTTTAATGGGTTCAAAACGTTTGTATGATTACGTTAATGATAATCCGTTTATTGAAATGAAAGAATCTTCTATGGTAAATGATACGGCTAGAATTAGAAGAAACCCAAAAATGGTGGCTATCAATTCAGCTATTGAAGTAGATGTAACGGGCCAAGTTTGTGCTGATTCTATTGGTAGTACCATGTATTCAGGTGTAGGAGGACAAATGGATTTTATCCGTGGAGCGTCATTAAGTGAAGGAGGAAAAGCAATTATCGCTTTACCGTCAATTACAAAAAGAGGCGAAAGTAGAATTGTTCCTTATTTAAAACAAGGTGCTGGTGTAGTGACAACAAGAGCACATGCACATTATATTATTACTGAAAATGGAATTGCTGATTTATATGGTAAAACATTAAAACAAAGAGTAAATGAATTAGTTAAGATTGCGCATCCAATCCATCAAGAGTCAATTGAAAAAGCATATTATGAAATGACTGGTTGCCATATGTAA
- a CDS encoding TolC family protein — MKSRQFQLFIFIFWSLNLLSQNTSNEFSFNEFLGYVKKYHPLVKQADLKLNEAQANLMLARGAFDPKIEVDYNKKQFKDNEYYSILNSSFKIPTWYGIELKAGFDNAEGIYVNPENTLPNSGLTSLGISVPVGQGLFINQRMADIRKAKIVTSLNTAERNLKAVEVIHDAAISYFNWKRSHDEVKLYEEYLENALIRYNGVAKLISEGDKPAIDSVEAGIVVKTRKLNLEEAKLKFTKARLELSNYLWLENNIPLELNENLYPENLLSKTIKETLKINEFNEIDLNNHPKIKALDAKIAILNVERKLKVNALLPKLDLSYNYLSEPSYIDNYRFEDYKIGLNFSFPLFLRKERGSLKLTKLKIQDSEFGLQFERKNLENKIKVQQQEIISIEKQQDYNTKLINDYVTLLNAEDRLFEMGESSLFVINSRENALVSSQINGISLENRYLNAVIGLFKTQANPN, encoded by the coding sequence ATGAAATCAAGACAATTTCAACTATTTATTTTCATTTTTTGGAGTTTGAATTTACTAAGTCAAAACACATCTAACGAATTCAGCTTTAATGAATTTCTAGGATATGTGAAAAAATACCATCCTTTAGTAAAACAAGCCGATTTAAAACTTAATGAAGCTCAGGCAAATTTGATGCTTGCACGTGGTGCTTTCGATCCAAAAATTGAAGTAGATTATAATAAAAAGCAATTTAAAGACAATGAATATTATTCGATTTTAAATAGCAGTTTTAAAATCCCAACATGGTATGGAATTGAATTAAAAGCAGGCTTTGACAATGCTGAAGGAATTTATGTAAATCCTGAAAACACGTTACCTAATAGTGGATTAACTTCTTTAGGGATTTCAGTTCCAGTTGGACAAGGCTTGTTTATCAATCAAAGAATGGCCGACATTAGAAAAGCTAAAATTGTTACCAGTTTAAATACTGCAGAAAGAAATCTTAAAGCAGTCGAAGTAATTCATGATGCAGCAATAAGTTATTTTAATTGGAAAAGAAGTCATGATGAAGTAAAACTTTACGAAGAATACTTAGAAAATGCTTTGATACGATATAATGGTGTTGCTAAATTAATTAGTGAAGGAGACAAACCTGCCATTGATAGTGTTGAAGCTGGAATTGTCGTAAAAACAAGAAAGTTAAACTTAGAAGAAGCCAAATTAAAATTCACAAAAGCAAGGCTAGAACTTTCAAATTATTTATGGCTTGAAAACAACATCCCATTAGAATTAAACGAAAATTTGTATCCTGAAAACTTATTATCAAAAACAATAAAAGAAACGCTTAAAATTAACGAATTCAATGAGATAGATTTAAACAATCATCCAAAAATTAAAGCTTTAGATGCAAAAATTGCGATACTAAATGTAGAAAGAAAATTAAAAGTGAATGCTTTGTTACCAAAATTAGATTTGAGTTACAATTATTTGTCTGAACCAAGTTATATTGATAATTATCGATTTGAAGATTATAAAATTGGGCTAAACTTTTCATTCCCATTATTTTTGAGAAAAGAACGTGGTAGCTTAAAATTAACCAAATTAAAAATTCAAGATTCCGAATTTGGTTTGCAATTTGAACGTAAAAATTTAGAAAATAAAATAAAAGTACAACAGCAAGAAATAATATCAATTGAAAAACAGCAGGATTATAATACTAAGCTTATTAATGATTACGTTACCTTATTGAATGCTGAAGACCGATTGTTTGAAATGGGAGAAAGTTCTTTATTTGTAATTAACTCAAGAGAAAACGCTTTAGTTTCGTCGCAAATAAATGGAATTTCATTAGAAAACAGATATTTAAATGCAGTTATTGGATTATTCAAAACACAAGCAAATCCTAATTAA
- a CDS encoding HlyD family secretion protein — MLNITKNRIDKFVKIEQFKSTQIFKEQRHYKVIRKIIWAFVILVILFLFLPWTQNIQGHGNVTTLKPNQRPQTIQTVIAGKIEKWYVNEGDFVKKGDTILFISEIKEDYLDPNLIENTGNQVKAKENAVISYADKVKALEAQMSAIQNEKNLKLKQAQNKLKQAYLKVQSDSIDFEASKTQLKIAQTQYTRSVNLNKEGLKPMTDVEEKRMKLQETEAKIITQENKFITSKNEVLNATMELNRISAEYAEKNAKASSDKQTAMSSQFDTEAQVNKLKNQYKNYQIRNGLYYITAPQDGYINKALQSGIGETIKEGTSIVSIMPANYDIAVETYIDPMDFPLINKGEKVRVWFDGWPTIVFNGWPGVSYGTFGGVIVAKENFISANGKYRVLIAPDPEDKKWPEQLSIGAGTQTIALLDDVPIWFEIWRTLNGFPPNFYQPTTTENIKK, encoded by the coding sequence ATGCTTAACATAACTAAAAATAGAATTGACAAATTTGTAAAAATTGAACAATTCAAATCGACACAAATTTTTAAAGAGCAAAGGCATTACAAAGTAATTCGAAAAATTATTTGGGCATTTGTAATATTAGTGATTTTGTTTTTATTTCTGCCTTGGACACAAAATATTCAAGGTCATGGAAATGTAACAACTTTAAAACCAAATCAACGACCACAAACCATTCAAACTGTAATTGCAGGTAAAATTGAAAAATGGTATGTAAACGAAGGTGATTTTGTAAAAAAAGGAGATACCATTCTGTTTATTTCCGAAATCAAAGAAGATTACTTAGACCCTAATTTAATTGAAAATACAGGCAATCAAGTTAAAGCAAAAGAAAATGCTGTTATATCTTATGCTGACAAAGTAAAAGCTTTAGAAGCACAAATGAGTGCTATTCAAAACGAAAAAAACTTAAAATTAAAACAGGCTCAAAACAAATTAAAACAAGCATATTTAAAAGTTCAAAGTGATAGTATTGATTTTGAAGCTAGCAAAACCCAACTTAAAATAGCACAAACGCAGTATACTCGTTCTGTTAATTTAAACAAAGAAGGTTTAAAACCAATGACAGATGTTGAAGAAAAGCGAATGAAATTACAAGAAACAGAAGCAAAAATTATTACGCAAGAAAACAAATTCATAACAAGCAAAAACGAAGTATTAAATGCTACTATGGAATTGAATCGTATAAGTGCTGAATATGCGGAAAAAAATGCCAAAGCTAGTAGCGATAAGCAAACTGCTATGAGTTCGCAATTTGACACAGAAGCACAGGTTAATAAATTAAAAAACCAATACAAAAACTACCAAATAAGAAATGGTTTGTATTATATCACGGCACCTCAAGACGGATATATAAATAAAGCATTGCAATCAGGAATTGGAGAAACTATTAAAGAAGGAACATCTATTGTTAGTATTATGCCAGCCAATTATGACATTGCTGTTGAAACATACATAGACCCTATGGATTTTCCATTAATAAATAAAGGCGAAAAAGTTCGTGTTTGGTTTGATGGATGGCCAACAATTGTATTTAACGGATGGCCAGGAGTTTCCTATGGAACTTTTGGTGGAGTTATTGTTGCCAAAGAAAATTTCATTAGTGCTAACGGAAAGTATCGAGTTTTGATTGCTCCAGATCCTGAAGATAAAAAATGGCCAGAACAACTAAGCATTGGAGCCGGAACGCAAACAATAGCGTTACTTGATGATGTACCAATTTGGTTTGAAATATGGAGAACATTAAACGGTTTCCCACCAAACTTTTATCAACCTACAACAACTGAAAACATAAAAAAATAA
- a CDS encoding RNA recognition motif domain-containing protein, with translation MNIFVGSLPFSVEEADLRGYFEEYGAVESVKIISDKFTGRSKGFGFVEMANDAEAQKAIDELNGGTIEGRKIVVNKSEPKPEGERRSFDRNSGGSRGGYSNNRDNNSRGRY, from the coding sequence ATGAACATTTTTGTAGGAAGTCTTCCTTTCAGTGTAGAGGAAGCAGATTTAAGAGGTTATTTTGAAGAGTATGGAGCTGTTGAATCAGTTAAAATTATCTCTGATAAATTTACCGGAAGAAGTAAAGGATTTGGATTTGTTGAAATGGCTAATGATGCTGAGGCTCAAAAAGCAATCGACGAATTAAACGGTGGAACTATCGAAGGTAGAAAAATCGTTGTTAACAAATCTGAACCAAAACCAGAAGGCGAAAGAAGAAGTTTCGATCGTAACTCTGGTGGAAGTAGAGGTGGTTATTCTAATAATAGAGATAACAACTCAAGAGGTCGTTATTAA